From the genome of Vulpes vulpes isolate BD-2025 unplaced genomic scaffold, VulVul3 u000000671, whole genome shotgun sequence, one region includes:
- the LRRC24 gene encoding leucine-rich repeat-containing protein 24 isoform X2, giving the protein MGTTARVPGTGLDFMRGHTRTLRLVLGAQASRSGLGSWKFRRRARVDKRNRLPRACPPSSLGLATWPGASHRHVPKPTPQILHPGCGPPSTFSGSQVSGSGPLTCVSGGTSHPGWTIPRPRWRPQLRGRRPVPREMAPGAPTLLLLWLLWLPGCPPRAAACPAACRCYSATVECGALRLRGVPPGIPPGTQTLFLQDNSIARLDPGVLAPLAALRRLYLHNNSLRALEPGAFRAQSRLLELALTGNRLRGLRVGAFSGLAQLRALYLAGNQLGQLLDFTFLHLPRLQELHLQDNSIELLEDQALAGLSSLALLDLSRNHLGTLSREALRPLASLQVLRLTENPWRCDCALHWLGAWIKEGGQRLLSSRDKKIVCAEPPRLALQSLLDVSGSSLICIPPSVHVEPLEATANLGEDLRVACQASGYPQPLVTWRKVAQPRDGQPRAQAQAEGGAPRPGGPGGPDTGSGMLFLSNITLAHAGKYECEASNAGGAARVPFQLLVNLSRPQPPQPAPPPPPPAGPVSHEPLQEAGSMAFRALGLATQTAVAAAIALLALTALLLAAMICRRRRKRKKAPGPPGEGALFVNDYSDGPCTFAQLEELRDERGHEMFVIDRSKPLFADAPTEAADGAGPGLPLQPPTAYEIHC; this is encoded by the exons ATGGGGACCACAGCACGGGTTCCAGGGACAGGACTGGACTTCATGCGGGGTCACACAAGGACACTGCGCCTTGTCTTGGGGGCACAAGCCTCACGCTCTGGACTCGGCTCTTGGAAGTTCCGGAGGAGAGCCCGCGTGGACAAGCGGAATCGCCTTCCCAGAGCCTGTCCCCCTTCCAGCCTGGGCTTGGCTACCTGGCCCGGGGCCTCCCACCGTCATGTCCCCAAGCCCACACCCCAG ATATTGCACCCGGGGTGCGGGCCTCCATCCACGTTCTCTGGCTCTCAAGTGTCAGGGTCCGGCCCGCTGACCTGTGTTTCAGGAGGCACATCCCATCCGGGCTGGACTATTCCGAGGCCCCGCTGGAGGCCGCAGCTTCGCGGTCGGCGGCCGGTCCCGCGGGAGATGGCCCCGGGGGCGCCCacgctgctgctgctgtggctgctgtGGCTCCCCGGCTGCCCGCCCCGCGCTGCCGCCTGCCCGGCCGCCTGCCGCTGCTACAGCGCCACGGTGGAGTGCGGCGCCCTGCGGCTGCGCGGCGTCCCGCCCGGTATCCCACCCGGGACGCAG ACGCTGTTCCTGCAGGACAACAGCATCGCGCGCCTGGACCCGGGAGTCCTGGCGCCTCTCGCCGCCCTGCGCCGCCTCTACCTGCACAACAACAGCCTGCGCGCCCTGGAGCCCGGCGCCTTCCGCGCGCAGTCCCGCCTGCTGGAGCTGGCGCTCACCGGGAACCGGCTGCGCGGCCTGCGAGTCGGCGCCTTCTCGGGCCTGGCTCAGCTGCGTGCGCTCTACCTGGCGGGTAACCAGCTGGGGCAGCTGCTGGACTTCACCTTCCTGCACCTGCCG CGACTGCAGGAGCTGCACCTGCAGGACAACAGCATTGAGCTGCTGGAGGACCAAGCCCTGGCGGGGCTCTCCTCACTGGCGCTGCTGGACCTCAGCAGGAACCACCTGGGAACCCTCAGCCGCGAGGCCCTCCGGCCCCTGGCCAGCCTGCAGGTCCTGCGCCTCACAG AGAACCCTTGGCGCTGCGACTGCGCCCTGCACTGGCTGGGAGCCTGGATCAAGGAGGGCGGCCAGCGGCTGCTCAGCTCCAGGGACAAGAAGATCGTGTGCGCCGAGCCCCCGCGCCTGGCGCTGCAGAGCCTCCTGGACGTTTCCGGCAGCAGCCTCATCTGCATCCCGCCCTCGGTGCACGTGGAGCCGCTCGAGGCGACGGCCAACCTGGGCGAGGACCTGCGGGTGGCCTGCCAGGCTTCGGGCTACCCGCAGCCCCTGGTCACCTGGAGAAAGGTGGCGCAGCCGCGCGACGGGCAGCCGCGGGCGCAGGCGCAGGCGGAGGGCGGGGCGCCGCGCCCCGGCGGCCCGGGCGGCCCCGACACGGGCAGCGGCATGCTGTTCCTCAGCAACATCACCCTGGCCCACGCCGGCAAGTACGAGTGCGAGGCCTCCAACGCCGGCGGCGCCGCCCGCGTGCCCTTCCAGCTCCTGGTCAACCTGTCCCGGCCGCAGCCGCCgcagcccgcgccgccgccgcccccgcccgccgggccCGTCAGCCACGAGCCGCTGCAGGAGGCGGGCAGCATGGCCTTCCGCGCCCTGGGCCTGGCCACGCAGACGGCCGTGGCGGCCGCCATCGCGCTGCTGGCGCTCACGGCGCTGCTGCTGGCCGCCATGATCTGCCGCCGGCGCCGCAAGCGGAAAAAGGCGCCGGGGCCGCCGGGCGAGGGCGCGCTCTTCGTCAACGACTACTCGGACGGGCCGTGCACCTTCGCGCAGCTCGAGGAGCTCCGCGACGAGCGAGGCCACGAGATGTTCGTCATCGACCGCTCCAAGCCGCTCTTCGCCGACGCCCCGACGGAGGCGGCCGACGGCGCGGGGCCCGGGCTCCCGCTGCAACCGCCCACAGCCTACGAGATTCACTGCTGA
- the LRRC24 gene encoding leucine-rich repeat-containing protein 24 isoform X1: MAPGAPTLLLLWLLWLPGCPPRAAACPAACRCYSATVECGALRLRGVPPGIPPGTQTLFLQDNSIARLDPGVLAPLAALRRLYLHNNSLRALEPGAFRAQSRLLELALTGNRLRGLRVGAFSGLAQLRALYLAGNQLGQLLDFTFLHLPRLQELHLQDNSIELLEDQALAGLSSLALLDLSRNHLGTLSREALRPLASLQVLRLTENPWRCDCALHWLGAWIKEGGQRLLSSRDKKIVCAEPPRLALQSLLDVSGSSLICIPPSVHVEPLEATANLGEDLRVACQASGYPQPLVTWRKVAQPRDGQPRAQAQAEGGAPRPGGPGGPDTGSGMLFLSNITLAHAGKYECEASNAGGAARVPFQLLVNLSRPQPPQPAPPPPPPAGPVSHEPLQEAGSMAFRALGLATQTAVAAAIALLALTALLLAAMICRRRRKRKKAPGPPGEGALFVNDYSDGPCTFAQLEELRDERGHEMFVIDRSKPLFADAPTEAADGAGPGLPLQPPTAYEIHC, from the exons ATGGCCCCGGGGGCGCCCacgctgctgctgctgtggctgctgtGGCTCCCCGGCTGCCCGCCCCGCGCTGCCGCCTGCCCGGCCGCCTGCCGCTGCTACAGCGCCACGGTGGAGTGCGGCGCCCTGCGGCTGCGCGGCGTCCCGCCCGGTATCCCACCCGGGACGCAG ACGCTGTTCCTGCAGGACAACAGCATCGCGCGCCTGGACCCGGGAGTCCTGGCGCCTCTCGCCGCCCTGCGCCGCCTCTACCTGCACAACAACAGCCTGCGCGCCCTGGAGCCCGGCGCCTTCCGCGCGCAGTCCCGCCTGCTGGAGCTGGCGCTCACCGGGAACCGGCTGCGCGGCCTGCGAGTCGGCGCCTTCTCGGGCCTGGCTCAGCTGCGTGCGCTCTACCTGGCGGGTAACCAGCTGGGGCAGCTGCTGGACTTCACCTTCCTGCACCTGCCG CGACTGCAGGAGCTGCACCTGCAGGACAACAGCATTGAGCTGCTGGAGGACCAAGCCCTGGCGGGGCTCTCCTCACTGGCGCTGCTGGACCTCAGCAGGAACCACCTGGGAACCCTCAGCCGCGAGGCCCTCCGGCCCCTGGCCAGCCTGCAGGTCCTGCGCCTCACAG AGAACCCTTGGCGCTGCGACTGCGCCCTGCACTGGCTGGGAGCCTGGATCAAGGAGGGCGGCCAGCGGCTGCTCAGCTCCAGGGACAAGAAGATCGTGTGCGCCGAGCCCCCGCGCCTGGCGCTGCAGAGCCTCCTGGACGTTTCCGGCAGCAGCCTCATCTGCATCCCGCCCTCGGTGCACGTGGAGCCGCTCGAGGCGACGGCCAACCTGGGCGAGGACCTGCGGGTGGCCTGCCAGGCTTCGGGCTACCCGCAGCCCCTGGTCACCTGGAGAAAGGTGGCGCAGCCGCGCGACGGGCAGCCGCGGGCGCAGGCGCAGGCGGAGGGCGGGGCGCCGCGCCCCGGCGGCCCGGGCGGCCCCGACACGGGCAGCGGCATGCTGTTCCTCAGCAACATCACCCTGGCCCACGCCGGCAAGTACGAGTGCGAGGCCTCCAACGCCGGCGGCGCCGCCCGCGTGCCCTTCCAGCTCCTGGTCAACCTGTCCCGGCCGCAGCCGCCgcagcccgcgccgccgccgcccccgcccgccgggccCGTCAGCCACGAGCCGCTGCAGGAGGCGGGCAGCATGGCCTTCCGCGCCCTGGGCCTGGCCACGCAGACGGCCGTGGCGGCCGCCATCGCGCTGCTGGCGCTCACGGCGCTGCTGCTGGCCGCCATGATCTGCCGCCGGCGCCGCAAGCGGAAAAAGGCGCCGGGGCCGCCGGGCGAGGGCGCGCTCTTCGTCAACGACTACTCGGACGGGCCGTGCACCTTCGCGCAGCTCGAGGAGCTCCGCGACGAGCGAGGCCACGAGATGTTCGTCATCGACCGCTCCAAGCCGCTCTTCGCCGACGCCCCGACGGAGGCGGCCGACGGCGCGGGGCCCGGGCTCCCGCTGCAACCGCCCACAGCCTACGAGATTCACTGCTGA
- the LRRC24 gene encoding leucine-rich repeat-containing protein 24 isoform X3, translated as MRVRGRGAPRPRSARRCPRCCRVRGRDREEGRSRGPFRSLRSPRASGLGRPPLRASLARDAADAGPEARGRGGSSARARAAPAPPPPSAARGAGAPWARRGSRAAGASDIAPGVRASIHVLWLSSVRVRPADLCFRRHIPSGLDYSEAPLEAAASRSAAGPAGDGPGGAHAAAAVAAVAPRLPAPRCRLPGRLPLLQRHGGVRRPAAARRPARYPTRDAGGHRVGPAARREGRVGARWGREPPPRREQPPTSLRPADAVPAGQQHRAPGPGSPGASRRPAPPLPAQQQPARPGARRLPRAVPPAGAGAHREPAARPASRRLLGPGSAACALPGGDCRSCTCRTTALSCWRTKPWRGSPHWRCWTSAGTTWEPSAARPSGPWPACRSCASQRTLGAATAPCTGWEPGSRRAASGCSAPGTRRSCAPSPRAWRCRASWTFPAAASSASRPRCTWSRSRRRPTWARTCGWPARLRATRSPWSPGERWRSRATGSRGRRRRRRAGRRAPAARAAPTRAAACCSSATSPWPTPASTSARPPTPAAPPACPSSSWSTCPGRSRRSPRRRRPRPPGPSATSRCRRRAAWPSAPWAWPRRRPWRPPSRCWRSRRCCWPP; from the exons ATGCGCGTGCGCGGCAGAGGTGCACCGCGGCCCCGGTCCGCCCGGCGCTGTCCGAGGTGCTGCCGCGTCCGGGGCCGCGACCGCGAGGAGGGGCGGAGTCGCGGCCCCTTCCGCTCCCTCCGCTCGCCTCGGGCCTCGGGCCTCGGGCGGCCTCCACTTCGGGCCTCGCTCGCCAGGGACGCCGCGGACGCCGGGCCGgaggcgcgggggagggggggctccaGTGCGCGTGCGCGAGcggcgcccgcccctcccccgcccagcgCTGCTCGTGGGGCCGGAGCACCGTGGGCTCGGCGGGGGAGCCGCGCCGCCGGAGCGTCAG ATATTGCACCCGGGGTGCGGGCCTCCATCCACGTTCTCTGGCTCTCAAGTGTCAGGGTCCGGCCCGCTGACCTGTGTTTCAGGAGGCACATCCCATCCGGGCTGGACTATTCCGAGGCCCCGCTGGAGGCCGCAGCTTCGCGGTCGGCGGCCGGTCCCGCGGGAGATGGCCCCGGGGGCGCCCacgctgctgctgctgtggctgctgtGGCTCCCCGGCTGCCCGCCCCGCGCTGCCGCCTGCCCGGCCGCCTGCCGCTGCTACAGCGCCACGGTGGAGTGCGGCGCCCTGCGGCTGCGCGGCGTCCCGCCCGGTATCCCACCCGGGACGCAGGTGGGCACCGCGTGGGGCCCGCGGCCCGGAGGGAGGGGCGTGTGGGCGCCCGGTGGGGGAGGGAGCCGCCTCCGCGGCGTGAACAGCCCCCGACCTCCCTCCGGCCCGCAGACGCTGTTCCTGCAGGACAACAGCATCGCGCGCCTGGACCCGGGAGTCCTGGCGCCTCTCGCCGCCCTGCGCCGCCTCTACCTGCACAACAACAGCCTGCGCGCCCTGGAGCCCGGCGCCTTCCGCGCGCAGTCCCGCCTGCTGGAGCTGGCGCTCACCGGGAACCGGCTGCGCGGCCTGCGAGTCGGCGCCTTCTCGGGCCTGGCTCAGCTGCGTGCGCTCTACCTGGCGG CGACTGCAGGAGCTGCACCTGCAGGACAACAGCATTGAGCTGCTGGAGGACCAAGCCCTGGCGGGGCTCTCCTCACTGGCGCTGCTGGACCTCAGCAGGAACCACCTGGGAACCCTCAGCCGCGAGGCCCTCCGGCCCCTGGCCAGCCTGCAGGTCCTGCGCCTCACAG AGAACCCTTGGCGCTGCGACTGCGCCCTGCACTGGCTGGGAGCCTGGATCAAGGAGGGCGGCCAGCGGCTGCTCAGCTCCAGGGACAAGAAGATCGTGTGCGCCGAGCCCCCGCGCCTGGCGCTGCAGAGCCTCCTGGACGTTTCCGGCAGCAGCCTCATCTGCATCCCGCCCTCGGTGCACGTGGAGCCGCTCGAGGCGACGGCCAACCTGGGCGAGGACCTGCGGGTGGCCTGCCAGGCTTCGGGCTACCCGCAGCCCCTGGTCACCTGGAGAAAGGTGGCGCAGCCGCGCGACGGGCAGCCGCGGGCGCAGGCGCAGGCGGAGGGCGGGGCGCCGCGCCCCGGCGGCCCGGGCGGCCCCGACACGGGCAGCGGCATGCTGTTCCTCAGCAACATCACCCTGGCCCACGCCGGCAAGTACGAGTGCGAGGCCTCCAACGCCGGCGGCGCCGCCCGCGTGCCCTTCCAGCTCCTGGTCAACCTGTCCCGGCCGCAGCCGCCgcagcccgcgccgccgccgcccccgcccgccgggccCGTCAGCCACGAGCCGCTGCAGGAGGCGGGCAGCATGGCCTTCCGCGCCCTGGGCCTGGCCACGCAGACGGCCGTGGCGGCCGCCATCGCGCTGCTGGCGCTCACGGCGCTGCTGCTGGCCGCCATGA
- the ARHGAP39 gene encoding rho GTPase-activating protein 39 isoform X3 has translation MEAPPYTVSSSPPGVFLEKDYEIYRDYNVDGQLLHYRTSSLRWNSGTKERMLIKVADREPSFLASQGNGYALEGQASRGRRPSGGPHSPSLQPFAPEPDGPVFFPERRPSPFLKRAELGSCSPLLAQPRKAAGDSQPSSPRYAYEPPLYEEPPVEYQAPIYDEPPMDVQYEAGAYPAGSPQRSPGRKPAAFPPSPKQGPASPYQQLVLTRQKCPERFLSLEYSPAGKEYVRQLVYVEQAGASPKLRAGPRPRFAASPGGGSLPLQPGPCLLRGPRPGAPPGDYSSMEGAELRAAQDDAMSWSSQQDTMSSGGYSPGTRKRKSRNPSLCHGPADGPGDRDVLGEQPPAEERAPCGPGLGAGKRAEGKAAEAEPFLAQARLAWEAQQAHFHMKQRGSWDSQQDGSGYESDGAVPLPMPGPVVRAFSEDEALAQQESKHWQRGALERLAFPQILLEKSVSVQTNLASPEPYLHPSQSEDLGSCAQFESSRQARSVMPSASCVFPTFTLRKPSSETDIENWASKHFNTHTQGLFRRKVSIANMLAWSSESIKKPMIVTSDRHVKKEACEIFKLIQMYMGDRRAKADPLHVALEIATKGWSVQGLRDELYIQLCRQTTENFRLESLARGWELMAICLAFFPPTPKFHSYLEGYIYRHMDPVNDTKVTQHMRALLERNSKKKPKLRKKPKPYVEEPDGVAISTYAKYCYHKLQKAALTGAKKGLKKPNVEEIRHAKNAVFSPSMFGSALQEVMSMQKERYPDRQLPWVQTRLSEEVLALNGDQTEGIFRVPGDIDEVNALKLQVDQWKVPTGLEDPHVPASLLKLWYRELEEPLIPHEFYEQCIAHYESPEAAVAVVHALPRINRLVLCYLIRFLQVFVQPANVAITKMDVSNLAMVMAPNCLRCRSDDPRVIFENTRKEMSFLRVLIQHLDTSFMEGVL, from the exons GACCTCCTCGCTTCGGTGGAACTCGGGCACCAAGGAGCGCATGCTCATCAAGGTCGCCGACCGGGAGCCCAGCTTCCTGGCGTCGCAGGGCAACGGCTACGCCCTGGAGGGCCAGGCCAGCCGCGGCCGCCGGCCGTCGGGGGGGCCGCACTCGCCCAGCCTGCAGCCGTTCGCGCCGGAGCCCGACGGCCCCGTGTTCTTCCCCGAGCGGAGGCCGTCGCCCTTCCTGAAGAGGGCCGAGCTGGGGAGCTGCTCCCCGCTGCTGGCGCAGCCGCGCAAGGCCGCCGGCGACTCACAGCCGTCGTCCCCGCGCTACGCCTACGAGCCCCCGCTGTACGAGGAGCCCCCCGTGGAGTACCAGGCGCCCATCTACGACGAGCCCCCCATGGACGTGCAGTACGAGGCCGGCGCCTACCCGGCCGGCTCGCCGCAGCGGTCCCCGGGCCGCAAGCCCGCCGCCTTCCCGCCGTCGCCCAAGCAGGGCCCCGCGTCGCCCTACCAGCAGCTGGTGCTCACCCGCCAGAAGTGCCCCGAGCGCTTCCTGAGCCTGGAGTACAGCCCCGCGGGCAAGGAGTACGTGCGGCAGCTGGTGTATGTGGAGCAGGCGGGCGCCAGCCCCAAGCTGCGGGCCGGCCCGAGGCCCAGGTTCGCGGCCAGCCCCGGCGGCGGCTCGCTGCCCCTGCAGCCCGGGCCCTGCCTGCTGCGCGGCCCGCGCCCGGGGGCCCCCCCGGGGGACTACAGCAGCATGGAGGGGGCCGAGCTGCGGGCCGCGCAGGACGATGCCATGTCCTGGTCCAGCCAGCAGGACACCATGTCCTCCGGCGGCTACTCGCCAGGCACACGCAAGAGGAAGAGCAGGAACCCGTCTCTGTGCCACGGCCCCGCCGACGGCCCCGGGGACCGCGATGTCCTGGGCGAGCAGCCGCCGGCCGAGGAGCGGGCGCCGTGCGGGCCCGGCCTGGGCGCCGGGAAGCGAGCCGAGGGCAAGGCGGCCGAGGCCGAGCCGTTCCTGGCGCAGGCGCGCCTGGCCTGGGAGGCGCAGCAGGCCCACTTCCACATGAAGCAGCGGGGCAGCTGGGACTCCCAGCAGGACGGCTCGGGCTACGAGAGCGACGGGGCCGTGCCGCTGCCCATGCCCGGGCCTGTGGTGCGCGCCTTCAGCGAGGACGAGGCCCTGGCGCAGCAGGAGAGCAAGCACTGGCAGAGGGGCGCCTTGGAGAGGCTGGCCTTCCCCCAGATCCTCCTCGAGAAGAGCGTCTCGGTGCAGACCAACCTGGCCTCGCCGGAGCCCTACCTTCACCCCTCGCAG TCTGAGGACCTCGGCTCCTGCGCCCAGTTTGAGAGTAGCCGGCAGGCCCGCAGTGTGATGCCCAGCGCCAGCTGCGTGTTCCCCACCTTCACACTGCGTAAGCCGTCCTCGGAGACTGACATCGAGAACTGGGCCTCCAAGCACTTCAACACACACACGCAGGGCCTCTTCCGACGGAAGGTGTCCATCGCCAACATGCTGGCCTGGAGCAGTGAGTCCATCAAGAAACCCATGATCGTGACCAGCGACCGCCACGTGAAGAAGGAGGCCTGTGAGATCTTCAAACTGATCCAGATGTACATGGGCGACCGGCGCGCCAAGGCCGACCCCCTGCATGTGGCCCTGGAGATCGCCACCAAGGGCTGGAGCGTGCAGGGGCTGCGGGACGAGCTCTATATCCAGCTGTGCCGGCAGACCACGGAGAACTTCCGCCTCGAGAGCCTAGCCCGCGGCTGGGAGCTCATGGCCATCTGCTTGGCCTTCTTCCCACCCACACCCAAATTCCACTCCTACCTGGAGGGCTACATCTACCGGCACATGGACCCCGTCAACGACACCAAAG TGACGCAGCATATGAGAGCGCTCCTGGAGAGGAACAGTAAGAAGAAGCCCAAGTTGAGAAAGAAACCCAAGCCCTATGTTGAGGAGCCGGATG GGGTGGCGATAAGCACGTATGCCAAGTACTGTTACCACAAGCTGCAGAAGGCGGCCCTCACCGGAGCCAAGAAG GGGCtgaagaagcccaatgtggaggAGATCCGGCACGCCAAGAACGCTGTGTTCAGCCCGTCCATGTTTGGCAGTGCCCTGCAGGAGGTCATGAGCATGCAGAAGGAGCGATACCCTGATCGGCAGCTGCCCTGGGTACAAACACGTCTGTCTGAGGAGGTGCTAGCGCTCAACGGCGACCAGACCGAAGGCATCTTCAG AGTGCCCGGGGACATTGATGAGGTGAACGCCCTGAAGCTGCAGGTGGACCAGTGGAAGGTGCCCACAGGCCTGGAGGATCCCCACGTCCCTG CTTCGCTACTGAAGCTGTGGTACCGGGAGTTGGAGGAGCCCCTGATCCCGCACGAGTTCTACGAGCAGTGCATCGCGCACTACGAGAGCCCCGAGGCCGCCGTGGCCGTGGTGCACGCGCTGCCCCGCATCAACCGCCTGGTGCTGTGCTACCTCATCCGCTTCCTTCAG GTGTTCGTGCAGCCCGCCAACGTGGCCATCACCAAGATGGACGTCAGCAACCTGGCCATGGTGATGGCGCCCAACTGCCTGCGCTGCCGGTCGGACGACCCGCGCGTCATCTTCGAGAACACTCGCAAGGAGATGTCGTTCCTGCGCGTGCTCATCCAGCACCTGGACACCAGCTTCATGGAGGGCGTGCTATAG
- the CUNH8orf82 gene encoding UPF0598 protein C8orf82 homolog, with translation MWRACGALRARPPGARACGGGGGGVVPYAQGQAPEPRTREYFYYVDHQGQLFLDDSKMKNFTTCFKDPQFLVTFFSRLRPNRSGRYEASFPFLSPCGRERNFLRCEDRPVVFTHLLASGPGPPRLSYCGGGDALAVPFEPARLLPLAANGRLYHPAPERAGGVGLVRSALAFELSACFEYPPGAAAPSHVRWQGRRLALTMDLAPLLPAAPP, from the exons ATGTGGCGCGCGTGCGGGGCGCTCCGGGCGCGGCCCCCGGGGGCCCGGGcctgcggcgggggcgggggcggggtcgtACCGTACGCGCAGGGccaggccccggagccccggaCGCGGGAGTACTTCTACTACGTGGACCACCAGGGCCAG CTTTTCCTGGACGACTCCAAAATGAAGAACTTCACCACCTGCTTCAAAG ACCCACAGTTCCTGGTCACCTTCTTCTCCCGCCTGAGACCCAACCGCAGCGGCCGCTACGaggcctccttccccttcctctcgcCCTGCGGCCGGGAGCGCAACTTCCTGCGCTGCGAGGACCGGCCGGTGGTCTTCACGCACCTGCTGGCCtcgggccccgggcccccgcggcTGTCCTACTGCGGCGGCGGGGACGCCCTGGCCGTGCCCTTCGAGCCCGCGCGCCTGCTGCCCCTGGCCGCCAACGGCCGCCTCTACCACCCGGCGCCCGAGCGTGCGGGCGGCGTGGGCCTGGTGCGCTCCGCGCTGGCCTTCGAGCTGAGCGCCTGCTTCGAGTACCCGCCCGGCGCGGCCGCACCCTCGCACGTGCGCTGGCAGGGCCGCCGCCTCGCCCTCACCATGGACCTGGCCCCGCTGCTGCCCGCCGCGCCGCCctga